The sequence GTGCTGACGATCTCCGGCGGGGCCACCGTCTCGTACTGGGCGGGCCAGGCCCAGGCGACGTTGCCTACCTTCCAAGCGTCGGCCGCTGAACCGCTCGTTTTCCAGGTGAACCGCGTCTCGCGCGACCAGAACCTGACGGCGACATCGACCCGAACAAGCGTCTTCATCACCGACGTGAATCGCGAGAACTTCGTGTTCTTCGCGGACAACGTCATGGAAGGCGGCTGGACGTACAACAAGCGGGTGGGCGATGCGGACGACAATCCGACCGGGTCAGGGACCAACATCACCGCTTTCGATGCGCCCGAATTCAACGACGGGGGCAATCACCAGATGATGGTGATCGCCGATGGCGAAACCGCTCGGCTTTATCTAGATGGGGTGCTTGGTGCGGAGGTTCACTTCCCGCTGAGCAACCCGATCATGTTCGAGGTCGGCGCCTACGCCCGGGCGGTTGGCGACACGGTCGTCGGGCAGTTCGACAACGTCCAGATTCTCGGCAGCAGCGCTTCCTGCGTTCTGATGACGCCGAACTCGATCGCGGCGAGTGAGGGCGATGCGCCGATCCCGGTGCTCGTGCAGATCCCGTCGGGCGCGAACGCGGCCACCGATGTGGTGGTGACGCTGACGTCGAGTGCCCCGGGCGTCGCGGCGCCGGCCGGTGCCACCGGCGGAGCGCTGAATGTGACGTTTGCCGCCGGCGGGAGCACCGCCCAGCTCGTCGACATCCAGATCTTCGGCTCCGGCAACACCCGAATCATCGCCACGAACAACTTCGGGGCCTGCAACGGCGATCCGATTGAGGTCTACGTTCCCTCGGTTCTGGTCCAGGACGACTTCGAGGACGGCGTGCTCAACAACGCCGTGTGGCGGGTCGACCCGACGCCCTTCGAAGAGACCGGCGTGGCCACGTTCACGTACCTGGAGCAGGACGGCGTCATGACGCTGGGTGGCGTGGTGGGTACGCCCTACTGGCCCGGCATTGCCCTGATGACCGTGCCGAAGTTCAACCCAACGGCCGAGAAGCCGGTCATCTTCGAGATCGACCGGGTCAGGGCCAGCGGCCTCCCCGCGGACACGTACCGAGTGCGGACCGGCGTCTGGGTCGCGACGCAGGATCGGACCAACTACGTCCTGTTCAGCGACGTGTATCTGGAGGGCGGGTGGGGCATCAACAGCACGACCGGGACGGGCAACCCGACCGGCACGCCGGCCAACATCGCCGCATTCGACTGCTGTGGATTCCCGGATCTGGGCAACAACCGGATCCGGGTCGTCGTGGACGGCAGCAAGGTGTCGGTGTACCTGGACGGCGTGAAGGGCATGGACGTGCCCTTCCCGTTCGCTGACAACCTGATCCTCGGCTTCGCGACCTACGGTTGGGCGGCCAATGACGACGTCACCGGTGTGTTCGACAACGCACTCGTGCTCGGGGATCCGTCCAGCACCAGCGGGCTCTGCAATCCGAACGTCTTCGCCGATCTGGATAGCGATCTGGACGTAGATCAGATTGACTTCGGCCAGATGCAGTTGTGTCTGACCAGCTGGAACGTCGCTGTCTCGAGCAAGTGCCTGTGCCTGGACCGTGACGGCGACAGCGACGTCGACGAGCTGGACATGTTCGCATTCACGATGTGTTTCACAGGCCCCGCGATTCCGTTCGATCGGAACAACGTGCCTGAGGGCTGTGAACCCTGAGAACTGACGACGATCACAACATGACGAGCGCCGGGCGCGTTGCACCGCCCGGCGCTCGTTGCTTTCACACTCATCCGGAATAGCACAAACGAGAACTCGACCAGAACCCGTCTGGAGGCCCGGATGGGGGAGGGGGATGAGTCCAACAAATGCGCGATCTGTTTGCCCTCGGCTCAGGCGACGGGGCCGGACATATCCCAGGACGATCCGCCCTGCGAGGATGCCAAGCTTGACCCAGATGATGATGTCGATCAGTCTGATTCTGGCTTCTTTCAGTGCTGCTACAGCGGCATGGGTATGCTCGTCGATTCGAATTGCATGGACCGAGCGTATTCCGACGCTTGTTCCTCCCGAAAACTCCGTGAGCGTTGGCTCGACATTTCCCCAACGGCCGTCGCCGGCAGACCAACCAGATCGGACGCGCCGGTGCCCGGGTCCGATTATGATGCTGCAGACTCCTCTGCCCTGAAGTTGTCAGCAGAGATGCGATCCGGCGACTGGACCACTACGACGTTCACCGAGGGCCTTCGAAGTGCTCGCCAATCACTTCATTGGAGGTTCTCTGCGCTTACCTAAAACGAGGGGGACTTCAGGCTCAACGCCAGGTGGTGGAAACCGACTTGAGCAGGAGAATCGCGCCAATATTGTGCAGCCAATGAAGCACCAGACAGGGCACCAGGCTGCGCCGCCAGACAAACAGGATGGACATCAACACAGCCAGAAACCCAATCACCACCATGGCCAGCATGCCCTCGTAGTAGTGGGCCGCCGCGAACAGAAACGAGCTGATCGGAACCGCCAACCACCAGCTCCTGAAAATGGCCCGCATCCGGGTGAGCAGAAAACCACGAAAAACAACCTCCTCCCAGAGGACGGTCGCAATCATCAGCACAACCACCTGGGCCATCGGAAGGGGCGGCAATGCCTGCTCAATGGCCTTCTGGGCGGCAGGCGCACCGTCCAGTAATCTCGGCGACACCATGTACGCGGCCAGGATCCCCGAATACAACACCACATAGAAGCCAAGCAGCGCACCCAGGGCAATCAGCACGTTGTGCCCCAGCCGCCGAGTCGTCCAGCCAATGGAGCCACCACCCTGCCGGGCCACCAGAAGCATGATCACCACTGCGACCAGACCGACCACCCCCATGCCCAGATTGGTGGCCATTAACGGCCACCGGGCGTCACCAGGCTGGATCATCACCCCCACCAGATACCCGCCAAACGCCCCTGCCACCAGGGCCGGCAACAGCAGCAGGAGTTCCACGATGGCCCTCAGCACGGACATCCGCGGATACCACGCCCGCGGTTCCGGAGACGGCGCCAGCGGCCCGACGGCGTATTCCATCGCCAGAACCGCGCCACCCGTCATCACCCCCGGCAGCCCAACCGGTCGGGCCATGGGCACAGGAACCGACCGGCCCGCGCCAGTCGCGCCCGCGCCAGTCGCGCCCGCACCAGCAACGCAGGAAACAGAATCATCGATCTGCCTCACCGGGTCCGGCGGAACATCTGAGCGGGGATCGCGATCGTTGTCGCCGTCGTTATCCATCGTTCTGGGTCACACCTCTCGATACCCTATCATCGCTTCGCAGCAACGGCAATGAAATCCAGCCACAGTACCTGCTCGCCAACCGGGATCCTGAGCCACACGTGCTCACCTTCTTTGAAACCCTCGGGAACCTGGCAGGTGAGCGTGCCCCGGTCGATCCCGGCGCCGGCGGGCCGGGTAGAGCCGGCAACCTCCCACGTCACTTGTTCGGCGTTCGGGGCGATTCCCTCAGGCAAGGTGGCCTGGAGGGTCGCTCCACCGCAGGCCAGACGAGTCGGGCAATCCGCCATCCGAGGTGGTTCGCGATCCGTTGGCACGAGCCGGTAGCGAAAAGCACACTGGCCCTTCGGTATGACGTGCAGGAGTCCACGGCTCCAACGAATCTCCGGAGCTTCGGCCGGCGAATCATCAAGGTTCAACGCGACGACAGCCACGTTCGAGGCTTTGTCAACCAGCCGGGGGGCGAATGCGGCGTCGACGAATTGTGTGGTCGGGATCAGATACCAGGTGTCGCCGTCCTTCTTGAAAGCCGCACTGCCCTGCAGGGCTGCGTCAATCGGCAGGAAGAAGAAGACGCCGCGCGTATCGGCGTAGCAGTGGCCTCCGGTCGAGGCCGGGTCCGGCCCCTCGGGGATAAGGTAACTGAGGTCGAGCCGTCTCCGCGGAGAGTCACGCTCCTCCCGACCGGCCACGGCGGTGATCACCGACTCGCTCACCGCTCCGCAGTCCCCGCGAGCCAGGAAGCCCCACGACGGCAGTTCGAGACCACGCGACCGGTCGATGATCCAGGACTTCGTGGAGCCATTGACACACACGCGGCCTCCGCCATACTGTACAAGCAGCCGATTGTTAAGATACGCCCCGCTCGCCAGAGCCTCCGAGGAAGCTACCATTCTCCCGCCCTTCTCGTACTCGATCGCCTTCACCGGCTCCATGGCGTAGAACTCCTGCACCGGCTGGAGCAGGTAGTAGATCTTCAGCCTGCCCTCGAGCGTCGGCCAGTCGAAAAAACCGATGTGCCCGTATGCCAGCGTCGTGGCGATGTACTGATCGAGGTTGTACGGCTTGCCCTTGAAGAACATGCCCGGGTCGCCCATGCCTGCGTCCATCTCCAGCGGGTGAATCTTGAGCAGGTCGAAGTCCGGCAAGAGGGGCTCGTCCGGCGGCGAATCGCTGGCCAGCTGGGCATAGTTGCCGTCGGTCAGCCCGGCGTAGAGCCAGTGGTTGCGGCCCTCGGAGTACACCGGCCCATCGTGGGCCATCTTCTCGTTGTACAGCAGCCGGCCGTAGCACTCGTAGGTCCGCCGGAAGGTGGCCGCCCCGGGCACGCGGGCGTCGTAATCCTCGCGCTCGCAGGGCATGAACACGGTGTGGACGTCGCAGTAGCTGTGATTGGTGCCGAACTTGGCGTGAATCTGCGGAGCAAGTAGAGCCTCCATCTGCACGCCATACATCGGCTTGGCCGAGTAGCAGCGCATCCAGGCCCGCTGCCAGTCGCCGTTGGGCTGGCGGATCACATGGTCCTCGTTCCAGTGGCTGTTGACCGGGGCGAAATCGATGTAGTTCGTATAGAGCCCGACCCGCCAGCCGAGGGCCTTGATCGCGGCCACGAATGCCCTGCAGCCTTCGTCGCCACCTTGTCCAGGCGCAGCGTGGAGCCGGAAAGTAAAGCTCTCACCCGCGTCACGCCAGGTGTTCTCGTGATAGCGGATGGACACCTTCTCGCAGCCCAGCTTCCGGAGCAGGGTCGCCTCGGTGATCTCAGCCTTGTGGTTCGAGCCATCCTTGACCCGCCAGAGCCGCTCGCCCTGCACGTTTTTGAACGGGGACTGCGGGTTCGGGATCGTGGGGAGGACCTCCTGCACGTCCGGCGAAGCGTTGATGAACAGCCGCTCACGCACCCGGTTCCTCGCGCCGTCGGTCTTGCGGACATATTCGGCACCGCCGTTGAATCGGGCCCAGGTCGGACCAGCCTCAGCCGCACCCCACAGCTTCGAGGCGTCGGAGACGTACCAGTCGAACTGGGTGAACAGGAAAAGGCCGTCGGAATAGAGCACCCGCGGGTCGGTGTTGCCCCAGCCAAAAGTGAGGTACGGGATCTTGAACAGCTTGGGCGCCGACAGCGGGTCCGCCCGGCCAAGCGCCACCCGCTCCACGACCGGCTCGCTGCCGCGGATCTCCACAATCAGCGATTTCTGCTGAATGTAGAGCTCATAGACCAGGTCGGTGACGACTTCCCCCCAGACGAGGCGCCAGCTGACCTGCAAGCGACCATCGGCGAGCTTCTCCTCCGTCAGTGCCCGCTGAACCGCCGGGCTGGTCGCGGGCGCCCCCCCGCCGGTGCTCGCCAACACCGCACCCCCGCCCGCACAGGGATGGATAACCCTGTCCCGGAAACGCAGCTCGAGATCGCCCAGCGTGCCATCGGTCGGGGTGTAGCGATACTCCAGCCGCCCGTCGCTCGCTTCGTAGGAGAAGATCGTGGTCTTGCCTTCCCGACGAACGGCATTCCTGAAATCACTGACCTTGTTGGTCGGCAGAATGGTCTCCGGCCGGGTTGGAAAAGGGAGCTTGTCCGGCCAGGGTTCGAACGTGAGCAGCCCGAGCTCTTCCGGGTAGGCATAACACGGCCCGAGGTAAATGGCTCGCTTTTCGGTGTTGGCGCCGTTGTGGAACCTCAGGCCGGCCAGCGCAAACGGCCGCTTCAACTTGGCTTTCTGGTCGGCGTTCAACCGGGCACACATCATGAACCAGTACTGGTGGTCGATCGTCCCCGGCCAGATGGAGAACTCCTTGCCGTCCGCATCGCGGAACAGGACTTCCAGGCCAACCGGCGGGGTCTTCGGATCCGGTGCCCAGCCCCAGCAAGCTCCGTACGTCCAGAAGGTAAAGGTGTCCCAGGGATCGGGCACGGTGATCGGTTTCCTCGGCCGAACCGTCACCATCGGCTTCTCCCCCTTGGCAACGTAGACCAGCTTGGCGACGTGTTCGCGCTGGTAAATCCGCTGCTCACTGGAGCGATACAGCCACCCCTCGGCGTTGCGACCCTCAACTTCCCAACCGGCCAGATCATC comes from Phycisphaerae bacterium and encodes:
- a CDS encoding CPBP family intramembrane metalloprotease, which codes for MARPVGLPGVMTGGAVLAMEYAVGPLAPSPEPRAWYPRMSVLRAIVELLLLLPALVAGAFGGYLVGVMIQPGDARWPLMATNLGMGVVGLVAVVIMLLVARQGGGSIGWTTRRLGHNVLIALGALLGFYVVLYSGILAAYMVSPRLLDGAPAAQKAIEQALPPLPMAQVVVLMIATVLWEEVVFRGFLLTRMRAIFRSWWLAVPISSFLFAAAHYYEGMLAMVVIGFLAVLMSILFVWRRSLVPCLVLHWLHNIGAILLLKSVSTTWR